tttattttgggATTATAGGAAGCTTATAAATTGCTATCATGGGAAAATGGTCGTGGACGCCTTGAAAATCTGGAACAGAAGCTGCGGATGAGACATAAACATATGATAACACAAGTTGCTCAGATATATCCTGTGAGGCCTTTGGATGAATTGTCTCCAGAACACAAGCCCGGGTTAGCCTCCAATAACATCAGAAACAAGTATGTCGGTTTATGGAGTGCAACTTTCATGGGTTTTCAGTTCCATATTCATGCttgctataaaattaaaaatattgtaTTACCGGTGAACAGACCTGAATTTGAAAATAAGAGAGGGTCAGATGAtgtttaaataataattataattatgaGCACATGATTATAGTTGTTAATAAAGATAGTGTTTAAGTGTTCGTTGTAAAAGGTAGGAGCATTGACTAAGCTACAATGTTGTGCAAAGCTTGACAAATGACTCCCAAAATAGACCTTTGGCCATATTGGGTCTACAGTTATCAAAGCTTTCTATGAAAAAGACCGGCTACTTTAGTGACAAGACGGAGTTTCAGAAATCTGCTACTGTTCTAGGATATGCTGCACATGTATGCATAATtttatttgattaaatattaatttattATCAAATGAAAATTGAATTCACCATTCATTTGGTATTTCTACTTTCTTTTCTAGAGGATTTAGAAATTTTATTGGTTTATAGTTTATTCTGTTACAGAACGAACAAATATTCAAATTAGGTGAACATATAACTAAACATTGTTCTTCATTTTGTACTATTTTACAATTGTAGACATAACTGTTCTTTTTTTAATCATAGGCAGTCTCTCTCATTGCATCATATCTCAATGTTCCTCTTCGATATCCTCTGCGCTTTGGAGGTTCATGGTCATATGTTTTGGATCATGCGCCTTCAGTTGAGGCATCATCTATAACCATAGTAGTAAGTTTTATCCCTCTAAACACAAGCATGAGGACAATGGAATTCCCTCTGTTTTTTAATGGCCAGGTGACAACAAGATCAACATATGCAATATTCTTATTGAACAAGGTTGGTCTCCTTGCTATTTGGGTATTTATTTTAATGCAAAGTGAGCACTTAACATTAATGGCTTTTACTTTTTAACACTATTGTTGATCATAGAATCTGGATGATGTAAAATGAACTAGGAGATTATTTAATGCCTTGCATAATGTGATATCACAGGCTATTGGGATATATTAAATATGCACTTATGCACAATCCCATGATTggtattttgttttgtttgttatTTTTTAGGTGCCTCTCATGATCTATTTCCTATTCAATCAATTTCTGAAGGTGCTGACCTAGATGGTGGAAGAGGTTGTTACTATTTGAATAAAGAAGATGCCCTCCTAAACCTGGCATTGATAAATTTTAGACTAGCTTTCCTAAGGAAACGGGACTATGAGCCAATGCAAACTCCCTTTTTCATGAGGAAtgaaattatagaaaaatatgcACAGGTGACCCAGTTCGACGAGAAACTTTACAAAGTAAGGTTGATGAAATATTCCCTGCTTGCAAATCATGTAGTATGATTTTACATTGGTTAAATTATACTTTTGtagttttctttttgaaaagtAATTGCTCTATCAATTTGCCATCATGTGTTCACAACTTATATGTTAGTTTAGTACTGTACAACAAAAATTTGAAAGATACATTTTGTCCAATGAAATAACTAATATGTTGTACTCATTTATCTTTCGAAATTTCATATatgaaatgtgaacaatgaTATATCATCTTAGAAGGGTGATCTTCTAATTAAGTTTGACATGTTCACACAACAATTTTTGTCTTGTGCTTTCTTTCTTCATTATTTCTCTTTTTGCAACACACGAGCAAATAACTAGTAAATATATATTCTTACTAAGTATCTTCCCCTTTCGAGGATAGAACAAGAACAATCAGAACCCTTGACTCTTCTTTTAGTGCAATCGGTCAGAGCTTCGATGTGATTTTGGGCTCAGAACCCTGGTttggtgcagcagcagcagccttgCTTTGCATGCGTGCCTTCACTTGAAAAAGGAGCTCATGGGCTTCTTCAAAATGAGGACTTGTGGCTTTCTTCACATTATCTATCCAAATGAGGATCTTCTCATGAGCTCCCAGAAATCTGTCACGTATATCATCACCAAGGATCTGCAAGCCATATATTGCTGTTAAATACAATCTCACATAATCAAGTATCTGGAGAAAACTTCTACCACAATTCAAGGCGATACCAGAGTGGCACCGGGTCTTCCTCTTGCACGCATATAGAGGATGGTTAAACACAAAAGA
The nucleotide sequence above comes from Phragmites australis chromosome 4, lpPhrAust1.1, whole genome shotgun sequence. Encoded proteins:
- the LOC133913968 gene encoding vacuolar protein sorting 38-like — protein: MYTATLSPDIPEAYKLLSWENGRGRLENLEQKLRMRHKHMITQVAQIYPVRPLDELSPEHKPGLASNNIRNNYNVVQSLTNDSQNRPLAILGLQLSKLSMKKTGYFSDKTEFQKSATVLGYAAHAVSLIASYLNVPLRYPLRFGGSWSYVLDHAPSVEASSITIVVSFIPLNTSMRTMEFPLFFNGQVTTRSTYAIFLLNKVGLLAIWNLDDVK